The genomic DNA AGTAGGTTTTTCTATCACCACTCATTAGGAAGGAGCCCTTCATGAAAACCATTTCCGCATACCTCAAGCACATTTCTAATCCCGCTCACCGGACCAGCTTTCAAGCCGTGTTGCAGTGGATCACAACTAACTTTCCGCAACTCGACCTGGTCATCAAATATAACCAACCGATGTTTTTAGCCCATGGGACCTACATCATTGGCTTGAGCGCTGCCACCCAGCACTATTCAATTGGTCTCGAAGGGCAGGCCATCACCCGGCGTTTTCTACCCTTGGCAAAACAACTGGGACTGCAATATGGCCATAAAACCATCCGGGTTCCTTACGACCATCCGCTTCCCACTGAACTCCTGCGGGCAATTATCACACACCAGTTGGAACAAAAACGAGACGTTACCACCTTTTGGTTGCCTGCCAAGGAGCGCTTTCAACCCGGCTCGGATTCCGGCTCGGTTTAACACTCTCATGTTTAAAATTACCGCCAATGGAGTTCGTCCCGTAGAAATTTCGTACTTTCATAAGTTAAATCAAAACCATTATGACCTCAACCTGAGCCCGGATTGATGCAGACGTGGTCGTTGCCGAACATCCCATTTTTGGCAATGACTTTGCCTCCCTCGTGGATTTTTCCAACCCGAAACTTCACCACCTCAATGGCTAGTTTAAAAATGGCCATC from Fructilactobacillus ixorae includes the following:
- a CDS encoding iron chaperone, which encodes MKTISAYLKHISNPAHRTSFQAVLQWITTNFPQLDLVIKYNQPMFLAHGTYIIGLSAATQHYSIGLEGQAITRRFLPLAKQLGLQYGHKTIRVPYDHPLPTELLRAIITHQLEQKRDVTTFWLPAKERFQPGSDSGSV